A region of Nerophis ophidion isolate RoL-2023_Sa linkage group LG28, RoL_Noph_v1.0, whole genome shotgun sequence DNA encodes the following proteins:
- the LOC133545448 gene encoding zinc finger protein 771-like, with the protein MCERTIAEYEEKLCPTKEEKKRQHQKPQVVLHRTDVEEEPLLHEQEEKPQSHHIHKEEEVPHSQHIKEAREEPHPPHIKEEDKTPQTHRVKLTLHIKGQAEDPLILHIKKEEEDPLTPHFKEQENPLTPHIKKEEGDPLTLYFKEKEEDQELLHIKEEEEEHCISQPKWLVEFPVTGVPVKSEDDEVKGESEERGGAEPPSSSSTQHMTTEADGDHCGGSQADKLLAPLSDSEDTTSHSPDTDDEDSKDDKTCHTDNTHFTCSHCDKTFKYHCHLKVHMRKHTGEKTFICSICGKGFVENRGLKKHMRTHNGEKPFSCSICGKGFAQSQHLKRHMRTHTGENLFTCSICGKGFVESLGLKKHMRTHTGEKPFYCSICGKGFTASQNLKRHKRTHTGEESYSCSICNRSFFQRSNLVRHMRKHLGEKVLSCSVCGERFSSKYQCKKHKCAGENRSSK; encoded by the exons atgtgcgaaagaacgatagcagagtacgaggagaaactttgtccaacaaaagaggagaagaagcgacaacatcaaaaacctcaagttgtgttacacagaacag acgtTGAAGAAGAACCTCTACTCCATGAGCAGGAGGAGAAACCACAGTCCCACCACATACAcaaggaagaagaggtaccacattcccaacacattaaagaggcaagagaggagccacatcccccccacattaaagaggaagacaagacgccacagacccatcgtgttaaactgacccttcacattaaagggcaagcggaggacccacttatcttacacatcaaaaaggaagaggaggacccactgacccctcactttaaggagcaagagaacccgctgacccctcacattaaaaaggaagaaggGGACCCACTGACCCTCTACTTTAAAGAgaaagaggaggaccaagagctgctgcacattaaagaggaagaagaggaacactgcatcagtcagcctaaatggttggtggagttcccagtgactggtgtccctgtgaagagtgaagatgatgaggtcaaaggtgaaagtgaggagaggggaggggcggagcctccaagcagcagctcaacacaacacatgacaacagaagctgatggagaccactgtggaggatcacaagcagacaagctcttagctccactatcagatagtgaggacacaacgtcacactctcctgacactgatgatgaagactctaaagatgataagacatgtcacactgacaacactcacttcacatgttctcactgtgacaaaacctttaaataccattgtcatctgaaagtacacatgagaaaacacactggagaaaaaacttttatctgttcaatatgtggtaaaggttttgttgaAAATCGGGGtttgaaaaaacacatgagaacacacaatggtgaaaaacctttttcttgttcaatctgtggtaaaggttttgcacaaagtcaacatttgaaaagacacatgagaacacacactggagaaaacctttttacctgttcaatctgtggtaaaggttttgttgaAAGTCTGGGtttgaaaaaacacatgagaacacacactggtgaaaaacctttttattgttcaatctgtggtaaaggttttactgcaagtcagaatttgaaaagacacaagagaacacataCTGGTGAAGAATCatattcctgttcaatctgcaacagaagcttttttcAACGATCAAACCTTGTCAGACACATGAGAAAACACctaggagagaaagtgttgagttgcagtgtgtgtggtgaaagattttcttctaagtaccagtgtaagaaacacaagtgtgctggtgagaacagaagcagcaaatga